TGTACGCCAGTGGGGAGAAGTTTCTAAATTTTCCTTTGAAGCAAAAACACATTTTGATATCGGGGAGGCTTTGGGTATCTTCGACTTCGAACGCGGAGTGAAACTTTCTGGTGCTAGGTTTTATACATACCGCGGACTTGGTGCCAAACTGGAAAGAGCACTTATGAATCTGATGCTCGATACACATACTTCGGAAAATGGATATGAAGAGATGTGGGTTCCCGTTCTTGTGAATGATGAATCCATGACAGCCACGGGACAACTCCCTAAATTTGCAGAAGATTTTTACAGATTGGAAAAAGACGGACTCAATTTAATCCCAACCGCGGAAGTTCCTCTCACCAACTATTACCGTGATGAAATCATTTCTGAAAAAGAGTTACCCATTTCGGTTTGTGCGCATACTTCTTGCTTTCGTAGAGAAGCTGGATCTTACGGTCGTGATACTCGTGGTCTTGTGCGAGTACATCAATTTCAAAAAGTGGAACTTGTGAAGTTTGTCGATCCTGAAACTTCGCAAAACGAACACGAAAAGATGTTAAAAGATGCTGAATCTATTTTGCAGAAGTTAAAACTTCCCTACCGCGTAATGTTACTTTGTAGTAAGGATATGTCCAGTGCCTCTTCCAAAACCTACGATATTGAAGTTTGGATGCCGGGACTTGGTCGTTTTATGGAAATTTCCTCAGTTTCTAACTTCAAAGACTATCAAGCAAGACGCGGAAAAATTCGATACAAATCAAAGGAAGGAAAAAACCTGCTCGTCCATACTCTGAATGGTTCCGGTCTTGCGATCGGTCGAACACTCGCAGCAGTGATCGAAAATTACCAATCTGCAGATGGAACCTTCCAAATTCCGGATGTATTAAAACCTTACGTTCGTTAGTAATTTAGGGCAGATGACCGAGGTGTCAAATGCCCTATTCCTTTTTCTCAAAATACAATTCAAATCTTAAATCAAACCTTCTATCCTCTGATGGACTTAATTTTAGGACATCACTCACTGAAGGAGGGATTTATACGCAATACGGATATCCCACCCGTCCGCTGGAAAATGCGTTCAGCAAAAACAGGGCAATAAATGGCGGTTATGCGAATCTCGAATATTCCCAGTTCCGTTTGCTTAATATGGATGACCTAGTTTGGGGAAATATGCGTAGTGCAGATATTTCCGAGATTATCATCCGATCGAAAAAAACAATCATTCAATATTTACTGAATTTGAATTTTTCCTTTGTTCCATTTTATCGATTCGCATTCATTTTCGTTTTGTTTTCCAATTCTGTTTATAGCCAAACACAAGACGGCGAACCGACTTTGATTGTGGCTCCGATCCAAGGCCCCATCAATACAGAATTCCAAGAATTTGGTCCGACGATGACTCCCGATGCTAAAACTTTATATTTTTATTCGAAACGTTCCAGTAAGGGTTATACGGAAATTTTCAAATCAGAAAGGAAAAAAGATGGGACTTGGGATTTTCCAGAAGAAGTAGATGTTTTAAATTCTCCTTTTGATGACCAAAGTCCTTTTATCTCTCGCGATGGAAAAACTCTTTTGTTATCCTCAAATCGAGATGGATCCGTAGAAGTAATGTTACCTGATGGGAAAGTAGGAATTTCTAGAGACTTATATGTTTCCAATTGGAATGGAAAAGAATGGAACCAACCAGTGGCGTTGCCTGCTCCGATCAACACTGAGGAAATAGAAGAAAATCCGCATCTTTTGGGAGATACTTTACTTTTTACAAGGTATCCTTTTGGTAAACCAAATCTTGCAAAAGTGTATTTTAGCCAATTCAAAGATGAAAAGTGGTCTACGCCAAAACGGTTAGCATCACCAATTAATGATAATTATGCGACTATTGCTGCAGCCTTTAATGATGATGGTAGTATTTTGTTTTTTTCATCGAATCGGCCTGGTGGTTACGGCGGGTTTGATTTATATATGGCAAAAATAGATGGGGATTCGTTTAAGGATATTGAGAATTTAGGTGCTCCCATCAACTCAAGTGATGACGAAGCTTATATTGTCTTCCAGCAGGTGAAAAAAACATTTTTGTTTTGTAGAAAAGTGGAAGGAAGGTCGTTTGATCTTTTTACTGCGTCCGTACCAAAACAAGAGAATATCGTGCAAAAGAAATTGGAAGAAACAAAAAAAATCTCCTTGGATTCGGTATATTTTGAAAGAGCCTCCTCGGTGTTGAAACCAGAATCGTCAGTTTCTTTGGATGCTATCGTTGATTATCTACATGAAAATTCTGACAAAAGGATGAAAATCATAGGTCATACAGATTTAACGGGAAACTTTGAAGACAACATGGTTCTCTCAAAGGAACGAGCGGACTCCGTTAAACAGTATTTAGTCTCTAAAGGTGTCGATCCAAAACGACTTTTGACAGATGGAAAAGGACCAACACAACCTATGGTCCAAGGTACGGATGAGGTCTCCTCTAAAAAAAATCGTCGAACTGAATTTGTCCTAATTGATCCTTAATTTTTCCTTGCCGTTTCCATTTCCGAAGAAAAGGTAATGGGGATGTCACCTCTTCTAAGGATTCAATTTATCGGGTTAGTTTCCCTATGGGCATTTTTTTCTTCCGCTTCAATTTCTGCTGAACCAAGCCAGGTTTTGGAAAAAATTAAAAAAACCAAAACTCTGACTGTTTCAGTAAATGAATTTTATGATCCATTTTATATTGAAAATCCTAACCCGAACTTTCCGGGACTAGATGTGGAACTTGCCCAAGAATATGCAAAATTTTTAGATGTGGATTTAAAAATTATCCCTCTTCGGACTTTTGATCAACATGCAAGAATGTTAGAGAAAGGTGATACACAAATTGCAATGGCAGGGATTTCATCTTCTATCAATCGTTTTAGAGATGTATATTTTACTGATCCTTATTTGATTTCGACACCTGCTGCTTTGGTGAATCGAACAGCACTTCCGCCAGAACCAGAAGGCCAGATTGTTACTGTCCAACTGTTTCGTAATTTAAATGACCTAACAAATATTACAGGTATATCCTATTCCGTACTGGCAAATAGTTCCAATCATCAATTTTTACGAGATGCTTTTCCTAAAGCGCAAATCTTTTCATATTTCACAAATGAAGCAGCGCTAAATGAATTAAAAAAAAATAACGTGAATGCCTTCGTAGCAGATTCATTTTACATTCAAGCACTCTTACAAAAAGATTCTTCACTTCGCGAAAACTATTTACCTATCCTCGGAGTTGTACAGGAAGATCATATAAGTATGGCTACGGCCAAACGAGATGTAGAATTTCTTTATAACTTAAATTTTTTTATCAAGGAACTGAAGCGGACTGGCAAAATTCAAGGATTGATAAACAAATATTTTAAATCCAATCAATGGGTTAAAAAAGAATAATCACTAATGTCATTACAAAATTTACTTTTAAATTATTTAATTTTTCTTTTGATACCCTGCAGTGTTTTGGTCGCACAAGAGGAAGAATCACAAAGAACTTTTATGAATTTTAATGTGTCCTTTCGGGTTCGTGCAACAAATGTTGGACGTGATGTTTTATTAGAAAGAAAAACACCAGTAACTCCAATTACGAATTTAGAAAAGGAAAATACAGAACGACTTCAAACAGAACAACAAACCATTCAATCAGATTTAGAAAGGAGACAACAAGGATTACCAAGTCAAATCACTCCAAGAAAAGAAGACGTAAGTTATTACGATTCTCGTTTTTTATATAATATGAGTTTCTCTGCTAATAAATATGTGGAGGGAGTTTGGGGGATGCAAGTTGGTGATATTCCATTTGGAGGAAAAGGCTTGCGCGCAACAGGTCCAGATGGTTTTGACCCAGGTCTGGTCGGACCAGGGTCTGGTGGAGAACGAGGTCGGACCGCCGCCGTCAATGTCCAAACTAACTTTTTATACTTAAACTTTCGTATCCCTGAATCGGGACTTTTTATCAAAGTCGGACAACAACTTTTTAGTTCTGCTCAAGGAAGGGTTTTGTTTTCTACCGGAACAGGTGTGAGTATTCTTAAGAATTTTCAATTTTTACGTCTGTCTTTGGAAGGGGGGATTTTACGAGCCCGCGATCAAAGTTTTATGGACGTTGATAAAAATGGATTCGCAGACAAAAATTATCAAAGTTCTAATATCTATTACAATCGATTGAAGTTTGAATATTTTCGCAATATTCGTAACGAAGTCTATGCTTACTTCTTAGATGATAATGATAAGTCTGATAATGAAACAGCTAGACTTGCCTGGTATGGACTTCACAATGAATTCAATTTTCAAAAATTTTCATTTATCGTACACGGAATTTTAAATACAGGAACTGTAAAAAAATTACGAGCTATTACAGATTCAAATGATGTTACAATTTATAACACAACCCAAAGATATTTTATTAAAGGTGGTATGTATGATTTTCAATTTACTTATCGCTGGAGTGAATCGCTTAACTTTAATTTAATTGCTCTCGGTACTACCGGAAGACCTGGTTATGATGAGAAAGGACATGAGGCAAATTTAAAAGGAAATGGATACCGTACTTTAGCTCCAGGTTTTTCAATTTCAAATATTGCAACTGACTTTACTGGTGGTTATGCATTATTCAATGGATCGAGTTTTTCTGGTTTGAATGAATATGGATTATATTCCAATATCATTGCCTTTGGTCCTTATCAATTCACCTTAGGTTACTATCAACTTTGGGCAACAAAATCACCTGAGATTCGCATCAATAGAGAATTTAGTGAGCTCAATGGTTACAAAACATCCACCTACATGGGGATGGAATACAATTTTAACATTCGTTATAACGTAACATCAGATTTCCAAATCATTTTTAGATCTGGGTATTTTGTTGCGGGAGACGCACTTTTTGTATTGTTAGATTCGAAATACGGAAGAATCCTTCGGGAAGGATTTATTGTATTCGAACATAGATTCTAATGGGTATTTATGAGATTAGTGGTTCATTTCTCAAATCTCTCTAATAGATGTGTATCTTTGAAAATTACTGGAGAAAATTATGCTTAAAGTAGCAGATCAAATTTCCATTAACGCTCCGATACATAAGATATGGGATATACTCACAAATCCAAAGTTTATCAAAGAATGGGACGATATTCCTGAAAATAATTCGGGAGAATTTTTAAGGTTGAATTCGGTTATAGAATGGGAAGGGCACGCCAAGATGGTAGTCACTGAGTTTGATGAATTGAAAACTCTGAAACTTAACTTATTTTTACCAAAAGCCAAATTAGATCCTTCCGAATATGATGTTAGTTATCAATATACTCTAACACAAAATGAAAATATCGTTTTAAAATTTGAAATTGGTGATTTTTCGCCACTGCCTAACGCTGAAGATTACCACGAAAGTACAATCGAATGGTTGGAAACGGCCAAAGTAAAAATTAAAGAATTAGCAGAAAGTTAATACAATATTCGCATTATAACAATTAAAGCGTAAGTCTGGATTTGATTGCTTTTCCCAAAGTGTATTGATCAGAATATTCCAAAGTGCCACCTATCGTAATTCCATGAGCAATCCTTGTAATTTTAATTTCCATTGGTTTGATCACAGTGGAAAGATAGGATGCAGTAGCGTCACCTTCAAGTGTCGGATTAGTAGCGATCAGAACTTCCTTGATTCCCCCATCCTCTAACCTCTGCATTAGTTGGCGAATTCGTAATTGGTCCGGACCAATCCCATCTAAAGGTGAAATGGCACCATTGAGAACGTGGTACTTACCAACATATTCTTTTGTGTTTTCGATAAAGAAAATATCTTCTGGTTGTTCTACGACACAGAGAATTCCGTTGTCTCTTCTGTCCGATAGACAAATGGAACATACAGAATCTTCAGTAAGACCACCACATTCATCACAAAATCGAAGTTTGTTTTTTGCTTCTTCAATATTGGACAACCAAGCGCGAAAGGTAGTAGGATCCATTCGTAAAATATGAAATCCGATTCTTGTCGCACTTTTTTTTCCAATTCCCGGAAGACTAGAAAAGGATTGGATTAGTTTTTGAAATTGTGGATCAGACAGGAGGAAATCCTCCATCCTTTTGGATTTGGTTGAATACTCCCTCGAAGTCACTGGGATTGAAGCCGAGAACATTTTTCATTTCATGTGCCATAGTTTCTTTTGCTTTTCTTTGTACTTCATTGGTGGCAGAAAGAATTAAATCTTCTAACATCTTTTTATCATCTGCATTAAACATAATGGGATTGATGTTGAGATTAGTGAGTGTGCCATCTGCAGATGCTGTTACTTCTACCATACCTGCACCAGCAGAAGCAGTAACCCGAATCTGAGCGAGACGTTTAGACAGTTCTTCTTGTTTTTCTTTGATATTGCCGAGTTGCGAAAAAGCTTCTCGCATTTGTTTCATTTGGTCAAAAATTCCCATACGTACCTTTGGACTTATAAATTCTTAAATTGGTTGGGATCAACTTCCATCCCAGAAAACTTTTCTTTCAAAAGTTTTTCCATATCCTCTGGAGCAGATGGACTTGTAGCTGCGGGTTTTGGAGGATTTGGCTTTGGTTCCGAAGTCCGTTTTGTTTCTACATCCAAGTTCGGATTTGGTTGGGAAGGCTGTTTTGTTTCCGGTTCCCGATTCTCTACTGGTTTATCAGAAAAGGTTTTAGTTGGTCCTGGATCTGTGTTCGTTACAGTAACTTGTTTTTGTGTAACTTCAGTATTAGTTGTGGTAACCGCTTTTTTGGGAGTCTCTAAACTGTCAGGGATATGAGAGATATCACCTTGGACAAGTTTGGTGAGCTCTGATATTTTAGCCAACAATCCCGATACACTCGGTTTTTCTCTGTCCAAAATTAATTTTCGAAATTGAATTTCTAAATAAACTTTCATCTCGTAGGAGCTTCTTAGTTTCATTAGATTCAATTTTTCATGAACAGCAAAAATCCGCTCGGCAAGTAATACTAAAACCTCACGATCTAATTCTCTATAATTTTGTTTTAATTTTTGGAGATCTTCCTGAGGGATATTGATAGATTCTCGATCTGCTAAGTTATCTTTGATGAGAAGGAGGGAATTTAAAAATTCAATAAAATCCCAAACGAACTTACCAAGATCAATACCTGCCTGGAAAAGATTTTCAAGTGTTTCAAAGATCTGTGCACTTTGGGAAAAATCTAGTATTTGGTTTAAAAAATCAGTGAAGGTATCAATTCCATGATAACCAATCATTTTTCTTAGTTTGACGCCTGTTAAATTTCCATCGGTAAAAATAACAGCTTGTTCCATAAAGGAAAGTGTATCGCGAACGGAACCATCGCCTTTCTTAGCAATCCAAAACAATCCTTCGGAATCATACTTTAAACTTTCTTTTTCACAGAGAGATTCAATATAGTTTTGTAAAACAGTGACAGGAACTTTTCTAAAATGAAAATCTTGACAGCGTGAAAGGATTGTTTCTGGAATTTTATGATACTCGGTAGTTGCTAAAATAAAAACAACATGAGCCGGTGGTTCTTCTAATGTTTTGAGCAGAGCATTAAAAGCAGCTCCGCTTAGCATATGGACCTCGTCCAAAATATAAACACGGTACTTTCCGCCCATCGCATTGAATTTTACATTTTCACGTAACTCGCGGATATTATCTACCCCGCTATTGGATGCGGCATCAATTTCAAATACATCGTTAGAATTTCCTTTTGTGATTTCTAAACAAGATGTACATTCGTTACAAGGTTCTACTCCATCCGGGCGTTCGCAATTCAGACGTTTGGCCAAAATTCTCGCAATGGTTGTTTTACCAACACCACGAGGTCCAATGAAAATATAGGCATGACCAATCTTTTTTGATTTAAATGCATTTTGTAAGGAACCGACAGCAAGGTCTTGGTAAATTACATCGCGAAAGAATTGGGGTCTGTATTTTCGAAAGAGTACTTGGTGGTTTTCGCTCATGTAGGTCCGTGTTTCAAAAGATGAGAATTAAAAAATTCGAGAATCACTTTGATCTTGGGAATTCGTATGTTGGAGGCAATGAAATATTTATCACGGTTATGGATATTTTCTTCTGGAACTGGGGAAGACAGGATACGAAGTCTAGCGGAAGGATCTGGAGAGGTTTCCAATGAGTTCAATTCAGAGTGGAAATTGAACTTAGGATTGGAAAGAAAGTCAGTGTAGAACCTGGCGGAGAGACCGGGATTCGAACCCGGGGTGCTTTTGGCACACATGCTTTCCAAGCATGCACAATAGACCACTCTGACATCTCTCCAATGGTTTCTACTGGCTTCCATAAAATGAAATGGTCAAAAGAATTCTACCTTTTCTCTTTGAAAAAACTAAGAAATTCAAATTTTATGTGGGATCTCGGGATGAGGGTGCACTTTGGAAAGTGATTCAACAAGTAAATAGATTCGGTGGTATAAGAAGAAATTCCTTCCCCTGGTTTTGCCGGAACAAAATAAATCACTTCTGGAATTTTTACCCTCAATATGGCACCTGCACAAAGTAAACAAGGTTCGAGAGCTGTAATTAAAATATGATCAGAAAGATATCGACCTTCTGTTTTTGAAAGAGCTTCTTCGATTGCTAAAATTTCGCTGTGTTTTGTTGGATTTAATGTTTGTTCGACGGAATTAAACGCAGAAGAAACTAGGTTTCCATCTCGAGTGATGATTTCTGAATATGAGGGAATTTCTTCTGGGTGGTTAGTAATGGCTTCTGTATAGCGGCCAAGAAACGATTCGAAAGCTTCCACGCGCGCCCAAGAGGATTTGAACCTCTAACCTTCTGATCCGTAGTCAGATACTCTATCCAGTTGAGCTATGGGCGCAATGAATGCTTGAAGCATTTTTACCCAGTCCAAAAGAACGGGTATCTCTATGGTTTTTTTCAAGCGGATGGAGTAAATCAAAAATCCAGAAATTCCTAGATAAAGTAGTACAGAAAGTAAGTGAATGGTTGCTGCCAAATAAAGACCAATGAAGGGTAAAACCGAGATTACTTGTGCGAACAAAAGGATGAGCAAGAACAAACAAGTATTAACCGCGGAATACAAACAAACAGTCACAAATTCCGGAACACTTCGTTTCCAAGTAAATACGGGAACCCAAGAAAAATACAGAGGCATTACAGCCAAAATTTTTGCAGCTTCATCGGTAAGTAAGTAAGCTTTGAATGTCTGGATTTTTTCTTTGATTTGGGCGGTATTCATGACAGTAACTACGGAGACGCAGGGATTCGAACCCTGGGTACGATTGCTCGTACGACGGTTTAGCAAACCGCTCCTTTCGGCCACTCAGGCACGTCTCCAGCGACTCGGAGAAGGTAGGATTCGAACCCACGGTGGGATTACCACGACGGTTTTCAAGACCGCTGCTTTAGACCACTCAGCCACTTCTCCAAGAGTACCTATCCGTTATGTTAAATGCGAGTGCAGTGTCAAATGAATATTCAATGAATGGTTCTAGAGAATGGAAAAGTTGCGGATAAAACTGGAAAAGTGGGTGAATGGTGGTTTTTGTTTGGCCCACCATGATGGTCATGCTGTCTTTGTTGAGGGCGGAATTCCTGGAGAATTGGTAGACATAAGTCTTTACAAAACAGGAAAAAAAGAATGGTTTGGAACTGTTTCGGCGGTCATTGAATCTTCTGAAGCGAGAATTCCCTCAGATTGTTCCGTTTTTATGGAATGCGGTGGTTGCAGTTACCGCCATATCTCCTACCAGGACGAAATCCAAATCAAAACAACTCTTTTAGAAGCCATGTTTCCTGAATGGAAAGGGAAACTAGAAATAGTGACCGGGCCAGAAAACGAGTATCGAAACAATGTGCAATGGCAAAACAATGGGAAGGATATTGGATATTTCGCAAAAAATAGCCACCGAGTTGTCAATGAATCTCAATTTGTTTGTAAAACTGTCGATAAACGATTGTTATGGGAAGGGGTCCCGCAAGAAATTAAAAAATCTGTAGCAAAACAAAAATCGATCCAACTTAGACTTTCTTCCAAATCAGTTGTTAATTATGAACGAGACCAAACAGAAGTTAATATTTTTAATACAAAACTAAAAGTTCCCGAACGAGGTTTCTTTCAAATTAATAGGTTTCTATTGCAGCCTTGGCTTGAAAAAATCAAATTCCTCTTACCAGATTCGGCTCAAATTTTAGAGCTTTTCTGTGGTTGTGGTACCATTGGAATTTCAATTCGGGAAAAAATCGCATCTTTGTATGGAATGGAATCACATGAAAAAAGCATTCGTTATGCAAGAGAAAATGCGAAGATAAACAATGCGTTGCAGTTTGAATATGAAGTCTGTGATTTGTATCAAAAACATCTACCAAAACATACGGCAAAGTTTCCAATTTGGGTTGTGAATCCACCGAGAGCAGGTCTTTCTGAAGGAATTGTTGAATCTGCTTCTTTATTTTCACCAAAACAAATTGTTTATTCTAGCTGTAATCCAAGTACTTTGAAGAGAGACATTACAAAACTAGAAATGATAGGGTATCGATTGGAATATTTAGGTTTGTTTGATTTTTTCCCAAGAACTCAACATTATGAAGTTCTCGTGAGTTTAAAAAAAATAAACAACTCACAAACCTAAATTTGTGAGTTGGAAGAATCGAATTTTGGTGATTATTATTTTTCTTTTGTAGTGATTTTAAATGGAAGGTAAGCTGGGCAAAATCCGATGGCTGAAGTTGCGATCATTACAAGGCCGATAGCAAACAAAACGATTGCTGTTGTTCCTTCTACAACCCCGCCTAAATAAAGACCACCTAATACCAAGCCGACGACTACTCGAATGATTCTGTCATAAAGACCCATATTTTGAAACATATTCAATCTCCTTAAAGAACGTTTGACGAAAGAAAGTGAATTGATTCTTAATTATTTTTTTGTAACCATTCTAAAATCAATTTAGTCACTTCATCTCTTTTTTCCCAATGTAAGAAATGTCCAGCATGATCGAAACCAATTTTAC
This genomic stretch from Leptospira meyeri harbors:
- the serS gene encoding serine--tRNA ligase translates to MLDINRIVQNPEELLSTLQKRGVVSTDIEAKIKSISEKQRKLKLEVEDLRAERNRVSKEIGIQKSQGKDITEISASMKGVGDQIKAIEEELTKEEESLHELNLGLPNLLDPSVPEGKSEADNVLVRQWGEVSKFSFEAKTHFDIGEALGIFDFERGVKLSGARFYTYRGLGAKLERALMNLMLDTHTSENGYEEMWVPVLVNDESMTATGQLPKFAEDFYRLEKDGLNLIPTAEVPLTNYYRDEIISEKELPISVCAHTSCFRREAGSYGRDTRGLVRVHQFQKVELVKFVDPETSQNEHEKMLKDAESILQKLKLPYRVMLLCSKDMSSASSKTYDIEVWMPGLGRFMEISSVSNFKDYQARRGKIRYKSKEGKNLLVHTLNGSGLAIGRTLAAVIENYQSADGTFQIPDVLKPYVR
- a CDS encoding OmpA family protein, which translates into the protein MPYSFFSKYNSNLKSNLLSSDGLNFRTSLTEGGIYTQYGYPTRPLENAFSKNRAINGGYANLEYSQFRLLNMDDLVWGNMRSADISEIIIRSKKTIIQYLLNLNFSFVPFYRFAFIFVLFSNSVYSQTQDGEPTLIVAPIQGPINTEFQEFGPTMTPDAKTLYFYSKRSSKGYTEIFKSERKKDGTWDFPEEVDVLNSPFDDQSPFISRDGKTLLLSSNRDGSVEVMLPDGKVGISRDLYVSNWNGKEWNQPVALPAPINTEEIEENPHLLGDTLLFTRYPFGKPNLAKVYFSQFKDEKWSTPKRLASPINDNYATIAAAFNDDGSILFFSSNRPGGYGGFDLYMAKIDGDSFKDIENLGAPINSSDDEAYIVFQQVKKTFLFCRKVEGRSFDLFTASVPKQENIVQKKLEETKKISLDSVYFERASSVLKPESSVSLDAIVDYLHENSDKRMKIIGHTDLTGNFEDNMVLSKERADSVKQYLVSKGVDPKRLLTDGKGPTQPMVQGTDEVSSKKNRRTEFVLIDP
- a CDS encoding substrate-binding periplasmic protein, translating into MSPLLRIQFIGLVSLWAFFSSASISAEPSQVLEKIKKTKTLTVSVNEFYDPFYIENPNPNFPGLDVELAQEYAKFLDVDLKIIPLRTFDQHARMLEKGDTQIAMAGISSSINRFRDVYFTDPYLISTPAALVNRTALPPEPEGQIVTVQLFRNLNDLTNITGISYSVLANSSNHQFLRDAFPKAQIFSYFTNEAALNELKKNNVNAFVADSFYIQALLQKDSSLRENYLPILGVVQEDHISMATAKRDVEFLYNLNFFIKELKRTGKIQGLINKYFKSNQWVKKE
- the recR gene encoding recombination mediator RecR, translated to MEDFLLSDPQFQKLIQSFSSLPGIGKKSATRIGFHILRMDPTTFRAWLSNIEEAKNKLRFCDECGGLTEDSVCSICLSDRRDNGILCVVEQPEDIFFIENTKEYVGKYHVLNGAISPLDGIGPDQLRIRQLMQRLEDGGIKEVLIATNPTLEGDATASYLSTVIKPMEIKITRIAHGITIGGTLEYSDQYTLGKAIKSRLTL
- a CDS encoding YbaB/EbfC family nucleoid-associated protein, with the translated sequence MFDQMKQMREAFSQLGNIKEKQEELSKRLAQIRVTASAGAGMVEVTASADGTLTNLNINPIMFNADDKKMLEDLILSATNEVQRKAKETMAHEMKNVLGFNPSDFEGVFNQIQKDGGFPPV
- the dnaX gene encoding DNA polymerase III subunit gamma/tau — translated: MSENHQVLFRKYRPQFFRDVIYQDLAVGSLQNAFKSKKIGHAYIFIGPRGVGKTTIARILAKRLNCERPDGVEPCNECTSCLEITKGNSNDVFEIDAASNSGVDNIRELRENVKFNAMGGKYRVYILDEVHMLSGAAFNALLKTLEEPPAHVVFILATTEYHKIPETILSRCQDFHFRKVPVTVLQNYIESLCEKESLKYDSEGLFWIAKKGDGSVRDTLSFMEQAVIFTDGNLTGVKLRKMIGYHGIDTFTDFLNQILDFSQSAQIFETLENLFQAGIDLGKFVWDFIEFLNSLLLIKDNLADRESINIPQEDLQKLKQNYRELDREVLVLLAERIFAVHEKLNLMKLRSSYEMKVYLEIQFRKLILDREKPSVSGLLAKISELTKLVQGDISHIPDSLETPKKAVTTTNTEVTQKQVTVTNTDPGPTKTFSDKPVENREPETKQPSQPNPNLDVETKRTSEPKPNPPKPAATSPSAPEDMEKLLKEKFSGMEVDPNQFKNL
- a CDS encoding nucleoside deaminase, which gives rise to MEAFESFLGRYTEAITNHPEEIPSYSEIITRDGNLVSSAFNSVEQTLNPTKHSEILAIEEALSKTEGRYLSDHILITALEPCLLCAGAILRVKIPEVIYFVPAKPGEGISSYTTESIYLLNHFPKCTLIPRSHIKFEFLSFFKEKR
- a CDS encoding class I SAM-dependent RNA methyltransferase, whose translation is MEKLRIKLEKWVNGGFCLAHHDGHAVFVEGGIPGELVDISLYKTGKKEWFGTVSAVIESSEARIPSDCSVFMECGGCSYRHISYQDEIQIKTTLLEAMFPEWKGKLEIVTGPENEYRNNVQWQNNGKDIGYFAKNSHRVVNESQFVCKTVDKRLLWEGVPQEIKKSVAKQKSIQLRLSSKSVVNYERDQTEVNIFNTKLKVPERGFFQINRFLLQPWLEKIKFLLPDSAQILELFCGCGTIGISIREKIASLYGMESHEKSIRYARENAKINNALQFEYEVCDLYQKHLPKHTAKFPIWVVNPPRAGLSEGIVESASLFSPKQIVYSSCNPSTLKRDITKLEMIGYRLEYLGLFDFFPRTQHYEVLVSLKKINNSQT
- a CDS encoding YgaP family membrane protein; this translates as MFQNMGLYDRIIRVVVGLVLGGLYLGGVVEGTTAIVLFAIGLVMIATSAIGFCPAYLPFKITTKEK